The DNA sequence CGTTGAAAAAcaattgcctacaatcgttccatGTATCATAGCATTGATAAGTGTCTTATTGAGGTTATTTACGGTGCTAATCCTACTTGTCCTTTAGACTTagttctttattcaacttttaactAAACAATTTAGTGAAAATGTTGATGAGAGAGTTAAACAGATAAAGAAGTTACGTGAGAGTAttcaagcaaccattgagaagcaaaaatgAGTGATACATGTCAACGGCTAACAAACTCAAAAAGCATGTAGAGTTTAATGAgagtgatttggtttggatttatCTAAGAAATGAGAAGTTTTTAGTAGGTAAATTTAgaaaattgaaactaaaagttgaTAGTTCATTCAAGatacttaagagaattgacaagAATGCTTATAAGATCGAGCTTCCTGAAAATTATAGAGTGTTCCCAACATTCAATGTGGCTAATTTAAGTCCTTCTCATGTTGATGGAACAAATAAGGGCTTAAGGACATATCTTTTTCAACCAATGAAGTTTGACATAGGAGTGCCTAATTTCTTACTATAGCCTATAAGCCAAATGAGTTGTAAGCCTATTTTCTAAACTTGCAAATGGTCAAACTGGATTGAATTGCCCAAATTAAGGAGtgcttatataaataaaaataagttcaaactCTTAACTTTTCAACTGGTGGGCAGATTCAAAGGGACatttaattcatttttttttcatgatcAAGGAATATATTAAAGGGTTTAGTTATTAGTTACAAAATAATAAATTTCATAGCTTCCTATGCATGAAGAGTTATTTTATGCATTATTTTGATGTTCTAGAGTTAGAAACCACTTAGaatctaattttatatatatatatatatatatatatatatattataaaatgataGGTTTCGCCTAAATAAAAAAGTCGTGAGTTTTGTCTCTATATTTCTTAGATATTTTTTTGAGtggtgagttttttttttaagtcATGCATCCTTGTTTAATTATCCTTTTAAGGGTGGTGAGTTTTTGTATCGATTTTAAACTTTATCTCTTTTCCAAAAGTATTTTTggtaaatataattatcaatctttcaaatttcatttctacaatgatTTTCACACCTAATGCCTAACCTATGTTATTAGTTTGTTGATTGCAGGAGACTTTTCTAAAAACCTGTGTTAttagacttatatatatatatatatatatatatatatatatatatatatatatatatatatatatatatatatatatatatatatatatatatatataattcaatgtATACAGGATTTGATTTGAAGAAAGAAGATCAATTAACATACATCTGCAATTAACATTTCAACAATACAATCAAAATAGGCTaaagaaatgaggtgtgagaTATCTTGATGCAATTTTGGTGAATAAAAACAAAGGCAAAACTAGAGAGATGCATGTGCTCACACAATATATTTATGAAGTATCATTTCTTGAGCCTGCAAAATGTATTCCAAGTTTATTGTGCAATTATCAGATTAATGCATCCCGACCCAAACAAATGCCATGTTCTTGTCGCCAACACTATATCAATACTGATTCAGTTCATTGAATCATAAAAGATTCATCACGATCACAACAATGATGTGTTAAAAACCTGATTTCATGGATGGAGTTTTTCTGAAAGTTTCGTAAGACTTGATATCTCATTAGTCTTTATTTATCGAGTGAATTATTCTAAAATCTAATCAAGTATTATCGTGTCACTACAATCcactttaattaattaatatagaaatttaaattttttttttttagagaagtCGACTTAGATGATTTATTGTGTGTGTCACAATTTGTAACAATATATTTCTTATcacttaatattttataaatttaaaattattcatATATCTATAGAGAAGGAAATAGAAATTTTGCAAGTAACTCTACCTATTGAGCTTTTGCAGACTCGGATGAGAGTGAAAATTTCTGTAATCAttacataaaattatatatatatatatatatatatatatattacggaAGTAATAATGCTAAATTACTCCAACCATTAAAAGCCCATGGAAGCCCATGACAACCCAATATATGCGAGTCCGAACTAACCGTAGTGGTGGGAGCGAGAGAGAGCGAGAGTGACTGAGCGGATGGATGCTGTTGGTGTGCTTGCAATATGCCCCTGCGTTCTATCCGAAACCCCTCTATCCCGGGGGAAGAATGGAGCCGCTGCCGCCCATGGCCGAGCCCACAGCCTCTCTTTCCGATCATATCGCCATCTTGCCGCCTTCCAACCCTCTCCCTTCCTCGCCCTTTCCTCCTCTTGCCGTCACGCAGGCACAGTTCGCGCTCGGAGGACCAAAACTCGCATATTCCTGCCACACCTTGTCGCTGCCATGGTTTGAGCTCTCCTTCCCTCTCATGCCCATCCAGGAGTAATCAAAATCTTGTCTTTCAAGCGTAGTCGTTCTTGATTTCGTGTTCGAAGTCAGGAAGGGACATAAAGCATGCCTTTCGActgctcttttctccttttttgggTGCAGGAAGGGGTTGAGGAGACTTACATCATGATAAAGCCCGATGGTGTACAACGTGGGCTGGTAAGACTTTTTTATGCTTTTCCTTCTCCATACTTTATGCTTCCTTTCTGCTTGATATGTTCTATTTCTTGTTTGGTTCATGGTTGTTTTGGTAAATGGCAAAGGTTGGGGAAATCATTTCCCGCTTTGAGAAGAAGGGATTTTTGCTCAAAGGTTTGAAGCTTTTCCAGTGTCCAAAAGAGTTAGCTGAGGTTCGCTTTCTGGCTTGCTTTCAGCTTCATGATTTGCATTTGTCTggtttatttttctatttcatgTTACTGTTGGAAAAAATTACCATGCACAGGGTGAACTATGATATTATTTGTTCAATAAGGATAGaatgttatttttttaaaattatgtcaGATTACTGACTATAATCTAGACATTTTTAAATTATGTTATTTTCTGTGGAAGTAATCTAGACATTTTTTCTTAACCTAAGCCACTAATTACTTCATAAATCCAATCAGTATGTTTGTAAATACTAGATAAGCAACAACTTACTTTGAACTATTTTCTTAAGCTATTCcaataaataatttatcaaatatgttatcataatatTTGCTATttgtttatgtttttcttttcaaGATTTTGCACATTTTCACCATTTTATGTTGCTAGTATGATTGTATATCTTACTGTTATACTTTGATCTTATGGCATTAACCTCACTAGTGACACATGTTATCATATTGATCAGAGCTAATCTGCAAAATGTTTATGCACATAAAACCATCACTCTTTTATTACTCAAAATTAGTAAGAGAATTGAAGAAATGTGCACAGCTTGGCACAAATACATCCTGTATTGCGTGCTAATACAAAGAGTCTTACGATTTGATAGCATAGCTAAGAGGGTGATAATGATTAAGCAAATTGTGATAGTAAATCCACTTGCTGAAATGTTCCTTACTGGGAACCTAGATGAGGAGTAGCATTTGTCATTGAAAAAGAACAAGAGATATAAGGAAAGAAATTACTACTAATCTTCTTAGCTCCACAAAATCCTACGGAAGGTGGACTCTTGAACTCTCAAATATGTGATTTTTAATTGGTAAACAATATGCTGTAACAATGTTGGGGCTTTTAGAAAACAGCTGCACTCAATAAGTATTCAGAAGAGTAGTTAGAATATCTAGGAAATTAAGGATAATCTCTTTCccgaaataaaaaatagaaattaaTTCCTACTGTTGTTTTTACTAAGGACCAAGTAGCTCTTCACTATTCTCTTTAGATAGGAGTCAGTGGATGCCATTCAGGCCATCATCTTGCTCAGTCATGGTCTTGCAGGGCATGTGTTTTGGTTTGGTGACTGATGTGATCTTAATTTTTTCATCGTCCATATGGCTttgtgtgatgttgaatgtccaaATGAATGTTGATGTGACAAATTCTAGATGATTTCATCTTGTTGCATTCGACACTGAATTAATGATAATGAACCATTGATCATCTGGTCAAATCATCAAAGAATTATCACAGTATGTAAATTATCTCCCTGGAAAGGACTAATATGGATATCTGTAAGTGCAACCCTTTGTATAGTGATCATTGAATTAGTCCCAAAAAGGAATTTTCAGCATTGTATAAATTAGCGAAACAGGGTTTTATAAGGTGTTGGGATGCTCACAAATGTGAAATAATTAAAGTTACATGTTTTTTCCTGTAGTTGATAGGTAGCTGTTCTTTTTTCTCCAAAAAAGAAtgcaaaatagaaaaataaaaataaaagttatTTGTGATTATGATTTGTGGATTGTTCCTTTCCATAGGCATGCAAATAAAGAGATATTTAGAAGCAGAagcttttttaatcaaaataaaataactgATGAACTTATGACTTATTTGATTAACTAAGTGCTCTAGAAAGCATTTATACTATATTGGCTGAAGCAAAGCACTCCTGTGTCAACCATCTCGATTGTGTCAATAAGGTGCTGGCATGGATTCGCATGCCCTAAAGGTATTATACAAAACCTAAGAAACTATAGTTAGCTTGTGTTGTCACACCTCCTTTTAGCATGAAGGTATATTAGAAAAAAGGAGCTTTCATAAGGCATTTATGGTTCACactaaatactaattaattaaaggcACTACATCACCTATTCCACTCACCAAAATACCAAAAAATACATTAAATAGAATGCATATGTTGAAAGCAACATATTCTAAAAATGAGATAAAAACACAAAAACAAGTAGGTAAAGTATGCTATGGTTGAATAAAAAATTGTATTCAAGTATGGTGAACTTATGCATTCTTGTTTAGTAACTTGTAATACAAAGTAACTAAAGTCTAAGAAACTAATGTATTGTTAAATATAGGTATGATAGCATGATAACAATCATATGGTACAAATAATTGATTCTACATATGATATTTGACCAACAAGTTGTTATTAGCTTTTTCTTGACCTCTTTtccttctggggcatttgttctCACACAAAACTATTTTAACAAATTATGACATAGAATgttaacataatgatagtttcaaGTTAGCAAAGCAACTAGAGAGATCATTAGAGGGGCATCTGAGATAATGTAAGAGTTAAGTAGATGATTATGACAAATGTGATGAATATTTGTAAAATTATGTTGAAAAAGAGGTACAACACTTGGATTTTTTAACAAAGATTCATGTACCTGCGATTTTCTCAGAGTGTGAGTTACGTATCGAACCGTGGCAATTCATACCATACCCCAATACAAAGTCAGTTCTAATATCACAAACTAAGTCGGCTCCCTAGTGTTAGAGCCAAGAATATTGGGAAATGATGTCAATTGTCATGCAATTATACAAATTAACTCGTACATCGAGAAAATCACACCATGAAACTTCTATTCAAGAATCTAATTATAAAGAGCTATACATTTTTTATTCAATATAATTTCACAAATATTCATCACATTTATTGTAACAAATAATCAGCATAGCTCTCACATCATCTTGAACACCTCCAATAGTCACTTCAGATCTTTTGTCAAGTTGAAACTATTACCATGCTAACAGTCTACACTCCACCAGAATTCATGAAGGTGGTTTTGGATAAGCAGGAATGTTTGATAGGGAAACAAACAAAGTATGGAAAAGCTAATAACAACATATTGGTTAAATATCATATGTAGAATCAGCTGTGCAAATGAATTATCAAGGATAGTGTGCAGATGATAAGAATGTATGCAGTATGCATGTATGTAATATTATTCATAAATACAATCAGTCATACATATGCATCTCATCAAGCATTGACATACAAATGAGACGTCTGATGGTTACTTCTTCCAGAACAACTGATGTAGAAAAACCATATAATATGTCTCATGATTGTCGCTTGCGTTAATACAATATAATATACAAAATCCAATTATGCATTCACATCATCATCAACAATATCCCGATGTAGTCGAACACTTGATAGTGCACTCTCAAATAGTTGATAGAGCATGACTCTAATGGGATGAGTTCTTTATCTCCCAACAGCTGATGGAGAGAACTCATATTACACTCCCATAACATTGATGGAGTGGTGCCCCTCATCCATCGTGTTAGGACATGTTCCTCCCAATGGTTAGTGGAGGAATTATCTAGCTATCATGTCTAGCAGCCCATTAGATCTCGAAGGGAATGATTTTACCATAATACTATACTAGCCTTTCTATGACAAGAGCCAAGAACAAGAACAGTACTcagaagttatatcattatttattataTCATTTTCATACTAACGCTCAATTCATGCTAGTGAATCATGCATAGTGAATAGTGTAGGGATTCAATCCAATAAGTACTATTCAATCCATTATGGGCTTGTACCTCCTGCCATATGGAGCAAAACCACATGGAGAGCACAAGCCTAAAATATGCATATGCAAGGTAACATCAAAATACATTAATAGATACTAAGAAAATATGATCATGCAAGATGAATAAATCGTTATATGTCAAAAAAGTGTCAAAAGTATCACAATGAATCGATGCATATTATCTGGCATGTCAGACAGCCCAATGACGACTCTATACCATGATGTGACCACAGTGCCTTTCACGGATAGTCCTTTCCCCTTTGAGGACTTACTAAACCAATATATTATCAAATCAATAAAACTCAATAGATCAATGAACATGGTCAATTAGCAATGCATGATTTATATTTGATCCAATTTGACAAAAACACTTTTTAGATAATCATTCATATTCGAAAGAAAAATTCGATGGGAATACTTATGGTGGTCATATCTCAATTTTCATATAATGCTTTAAGATTTTCTTGACCTTTCAATGGTTTGAGAGAGAGGTGCAGAATCTTTTGATGATCATTCATATTCAAAAGAATAATTTGATGGGAATACTTTTGGTGGTTAGATCTCCCAGGCGACAATACGGCAGGAGAGAGGGCAGAAGATGATGAGCATTATCTCTTCCCTATGTGCGCTTTGAGTATGTTACTCGTATGGAGCCACCGTCGTTGAGTCCATGACATAGCCAGTATCGGTATTCCGAGCCGTCCATGGTCTTGTGTCCAGTGTCCTATTCGTTCTCCTTGTTAATATCCTATCCACGTTCAGTTGATATCCTCTTTGCATATCATGATATGTATATTATGATATCATGTTTTTACCTTATGAAATACATTTAAGATTGATCTAAGAGAAGGCACGTGAAAAGGGCTAACCCTTTACACCTGACCAAGAAACCCATTGGCTGCATGTATTCTTGTAGGGTTTCATTGTTAAAGATCTTAGAATGGCTAGAGATTTTCCCATGTTTTTTTCCTTAGACATAGATGATAAAATTGTGTTTAAGTTAGAAATCTGGAAATCATTTAGTTAACCTTAGATAAAAGATCCGAGGATAACATGCgttctagtaatttttttttaactaaatcTTTGTCCATTTGGAATAGGATGCTTATTTcctgcactctctctctctctctctctctctctctctctctctctctctctctctatttttctcCCTTTCACTGTGGAAATATGAATGCATATATAACCACTTATATATATGAGTCTGTATGTCTGTGCAAACAGCCAAATGCATTACTAGCATTTGGAGCAACCAGAGGAGAATGATCTTGTTCCTTAATAACTTATGtcattttttatgttattttaatGAACAGGAGCATTATAAGGATCTTAAAGACAAATCTTTCTATCCTAAGCTGATTGATTATATCACTTCAGGCCCAGTTGTTTGTATGGTATGCTTTCTAACATTACGGACTATATAATTTTCAACAGGTAGATAATTGTTTTCAGTTCTTaataaatttcttcttttcttttctttaggcATGGGAGGGTGTTGGTGTTGTTGCATCATCTCGTAAACTTATAGGAGCAACAAATCCTCTTCAAGCTGAACCAGGAACCATACGAGGTGACCTGGCAGTTCAAACAGGAAGGTTGGCCACTTGATTTCTAACctctgaaagtttcagatttattTGCAATTTGTTACGTTGTCTTTTGCATCACTACTAGGATTATTTGATTCCTTTGGCAGAAATGTTGTGCATGGAAGTGATAGCCCTGAGAATGGCCATCGTGAAATTGGTAAGTTATGCAACACCTTGTTAGCCATATAAATTTTACATGGAAACAGAATTTCTCCTTTTGTAGGAAAAACTATTTAGTTTCTATTTTCTGGCCTCTGGATTTGGGCTGGATAGGCAGAGTGGACTTTATCACTtagacacagaaatcattttatgTAACTTTAAAAACATTTCTCACTCTGGAACATCTAGATAACAATCTGGTGGCGGAAACATTTTTTTCCAGTCTAAACAAAATCTCTGACTAATTTTTTTGGATAATTAACCAAAGTTTTACTTTAATCAAGAACATCTTCTTGATTTAGTATCTTGGCCAAGCTTTCAAATCCCAATCACACCATCTAGTATGGTTAACAACTGGTTCCACAAGAGACTGGCAAAAAGGCTGGACGATTTCATTCAGTTCGGTCTGGGATAAACTGTACCATCCAGTAAGATCACTGTACCGAGCCTATTGGGTGGTAAAGAATGCAGTACAAAAGGGTCCTGGACAGTAGGTCTATCATCCAGTActgttaaccttttttttttattttggacaGCTGCAACAGCTGTCATTcatatctttttttctctctttttctccaTCTCACATCTCCCCGACGTTCTCTCTTTCCTTACTCCACATCCTCCTCATTGATGCTGCCGCGTTCTAATCATCGCTACATTGGTGCCTTCTCTCCACCATGTCATCACCATCGCAGCCATCACCTCCTATTGATACGCATTGCCACCTCTTCCATCTTTAGCTTCTAAGCATGGAAGCATACTGACACATGCTATGCCCAGCCATATCAATTAGCACAATAGAATATCAACACATGATACACCCAACTGTACCGGTATCTTACTGGTCCAAAACCTTGATTCTGACATTGACCTGGGTATCTTGGTTATTTGACTCAACTTGTAGAGTGTCCATTAACTTCATTAACTCTGCTAATTTGTTTCATAACTTGCATTGTATCGATATTGAGTCTAGACTTAAATCAAATTATTGCACACACATCGTGGCAGTTTTTTGGACTGTTTTGTTAATTGCTTGGTACTTGCATAGGGCCCGGTGGATTATGAGTAGCAACTTTTTGTTGTGTTATGGAGTTTGGAAATGTAGCAACATGCAAATTGccacaataaaaaaaaggatataGTTGCAATTGAACAATTTGGATTACTTAGCACAAGATTCCATGAATCCTTGAAAAGAGTGtatcatcttttgagatgagaatACAACAAGATGCATATAGCTGAGCAATTTGATGACAAGTGATGAAAACTTGGATACTGGATAGAATGATTCAATAACTAGTTGGTTTTGTTAATCAAGACTAATAAATGGGCCTGCATTTTGACTCCTTGATTTTAGTTGATATCCACACCAACAGTAATAGAGTGAGTTTAAACACCGCAATTGCTGATGCATCTGGATAGCAAAATTATGGTTATGTCGTTCACATTGATGATTGCATCTAATTCTTGTATCACGTGCTCTACAGATCTATGGTTTAAAGAAGGTGAATTATGTCACTGGGTACCAGCTCAAGCACCTTGGCTGAGGGAGTAAATTTCCGCCATTATTTCAAAAATTCTTATGATTGGCGGCTTACTTTGCTGCCATGATTTCCGAGTTCTCGTTATTCTGTTAATTGCGGCATGTGCCATTGGTGCCTTAACCTATCATTTTATTGGTTGAGAGATGTGATTTGTGGTCGCAGCATGAAAACATTTTgacatttttttaaatttccatGTAATGCAAGCGTTGGCCTTTCGTCTATATTGGTTTGCGATCACCTTTTCTGCAacatttatgatctaatctacatctgGTTGGTTAGTCTCTCCGAGGAAGCCTTGTATTACTTAAGTTGTTGGTCATATCGATTCTTGCAAGCAATTGGCATCAGTACATCTCATCTCATGTGGGATTAATGCTTCAGAAAATGTGATTTTATGATATTGTTTGATGATGCCACGGTTAATATCAAGGTTTAACTAACATATGGTCACTTGATCAAATACTTTGGCTGTGTGTCTTCGGGTTCAATTCCAACAAGTCTTGAGTTGGAATGTTTTGTACATCCGTTATCCTTTCATCCTTTGGGGCAAGTTGTTTCTCCCAAGTGGGGTCTGATCTGAAGTGATACTTGAAGGAAAAATCTGATCCCTTAGAAAAATTATGCCACGACAAAATTGATACTTTGTCAAAGAACCAACAGTTTTTCCCTGTGAAAGATTTCAGAAAGCTTACAACTATTCCACAATAATGTGTTTTAATGGGTATCAATAATCATAATAAATTTGTACAAAGAAACATCAATTTAACATCACCCTCAAATGTGTTCAACCAAGTGCGATGTCCATTTGAAGCTTTAGCAGAGGATGTAAACAGCCTTGGTAGTGCCTTCGATAAGAACATCCATTTCGGAATGCATAGCTAATGAAGTCCTATTTTCGCAATATTCTTCTAAAAAAGCCATGTTTATTTGCTTTCAGATCCTCGGCTGCAATTTTACAAAGACCACCCTATTAAACCAGTAATTGGAAGAATCTCTTCGAGTCAAATTCAATACAAACAAAGACTACAAGCTTCGTTTTAGGTAGGGAAGTTTAGAAGAGTATGTGTTAGTTCTTCATAAAATCACCTTTGAGccttccagctttgtaaagaactTCTTCCGCAATTGGCCTCCACTGTTCAGCGCACGAGCAGTAGATTCTCATCCCCACACTAAGTCCTCTCAACAGCTGCATTGTCCGGAGAACAGAAAATAGTTCCTCCGGGAACCTCTATTGCAGATAGACAGGTCGTATTAGTAGTGTCATAAAAAGACAACTTGGAACAAGAAATTTCAGGCAGCACAGAAAGCTAACATCCTCTATCTGGCAAAAAAGACAACCTCCTAGACACTTCCAGTCAAAGTGGGCCCCGTATTAGAGATCCCTCAGAAAAACAAGGAAGGCCACTGCTGTCAAAGAATGCCAAGCAATCTAAACCTACAGCCCAGCCGGTTTGCTTGTAACTTCTTTAACAAGAAAAAAGCTTATAAAGGCATAAGTTGGCACTTGTGAGCATGCCAAATGTTTTAGTGGAAAAGATGAACACCATAGCATCCTCAATTGCATATATTTTGACAAATTTACTAAAATAATGTAATTTAATATGACTGTATGTCATTCCATCGGTCATCTTGTGGTTATAAGCATTTCATAATATGGGATTTAGCAAATATTTATGTTACAATGCACTTTAGACTTTTTATCCAAACTAAGATGCTGGTAtgcatttttttctaatttttaatattttacccTTTTGTCTGACTTGTGATTTTACATTTTAGATGTTATTTTCCCTCTAGTTTTTATCTATGATATATTGCTAGCCGTTCTTTATAGATTAAATTGTTTGTCATATCAGATACTGTATTATTTTATGGCTAAATTATCATTTTCATGCTTATACtatcaataaaattttaagtattttttaaatcagTTACAATTGTCTTAACATCATCTAACATAAATTGTCCCTAACAAGATGCTGAGTTGTTGTAATAGTCAGCATGGAAAAAATGCTTGTAGTAAAAACTAAGGATAGGCTCACAATTTAGTGTGCTCATTTGTCACTTGATTTGACAATTAAACTACCATGTTATCATTTTAATGCatgcaagtatttcatcatgctgACTCTAACAAAACATTCTATCAATAATTATAAATGAGAAATGATGGTACCAACAAGTTTGCTTTCTAAATTGAAAGAAGTTGAAGTTAGGGATGAGCTTCAAGTTTGCTTATTGTTTAAGCCTTTAAGGACCATTTGATTAATTTAGCATACAGAAGTTTACACTACTCTGAGGATGCATGTATCTTGCAATTTTTTAAAGGTTTTAAacttcataatttttaaattttacacaTGGATAACTTTACTCAATCTTTGCTCTAATTCTATTCTACCAATTTGTCTTTGTtattatatcaaattatcaaTATGATTTATTACATGCATTTATACTAACTACAGTTAAATTACACAAATTTCAAAGTACCATTATATAACACAATGTaatatttttgaattaaaaataGTCATGCAAATACTTCTCAATTAGTATCCACTAAGCACTGTCCCCTGAATGCAAATCCTAGTTCTGTCCCTCTCAAAAACCATAATGGAATAATATAATTCCTAAAACAAAAATATAACAATGATCACACAAAATTGATGCAATCAAGTTGACTTATTCAGTGTTATCCTCAGTAAAAAAGGGTTCTAAAATGCATTATAGCTTATACTGGACACTAAAGGAGTTGCCAAATGCTCAATAACAAAACCAAGTAGGTCTAACTACAAATTACTTCAATCCTGAGTGAATAACAAATAACGGTTCTTTGATGACCACAATGTGCATAGATTCCTAATTGTCCACAAACTAAACAAGATGTAAGCAACAAAATGTTCAAAAACATAGTCAAGTTATATCGAACTCacattttattgaaaataatgccTTATCTATACTCTCCTACTTGGCATCAACTGCAGGTAATATTTCAACTTATAAGTTCATAGGCTCTAAAGATATGCTGGCCTTTATTAACAAAGTTCTTTAT is a window from the Musa acuminata AAA Group cultivar baxijiao chromosome BXJ2-1, Cavendish_Baxijiao_AAA, whole genome shotgun sequence genome containing:
- the LOC103973985 gene encoding nucleoside diphosphate kinase 2, chloroplastic; protein product: MDAVGVLAICPCVLSETPLSRGKNGAAAAHGRAHSLSFRSYRHLAAFQPSPFLALSSSCRHAGTVRARRTKTRIFLPHLVAAMEGVEETYIMIKPDGVQRGLVGEIISRFEKKGFLLKGLKLFQCPKELAEEHYKDLKDKSFYPKLIDYITSGPVVCMAWEGVGVVASSRKLIGATNPLQAEPGTIRGDLAVQTGRNVVHGSDSPENGHREIDLWFKEGELCHWVPAQAPWLRE